From Corynebacterium aquatimens:
TGTTGGGTTGTAGTAAGCACCGGCCACGCCAGCAACGCCCTTGACCAAGTTCGGTGCGTGGCAGCCGAGAGCCAGAGCCATGCCACCGCCGTTGGACAGGCCCGCAGCGTAGACGCGGAAACGGTCACCGCCGTAGTTGGCTGCGAGGTCGTTGACGATGTTGCGAATGAACTGGACGTCCTCACTGATTTGGGTGCCGGAGTACGGTGCGCCGGCCCATGCGGGGGTGCCCTTGGACGCATCGGCCTCTGGGTACACGACGATCGCGCGGCTGCCTGCTGCGGTTTCAAGCTTCTCGTAAGCACGAGTCCGTGTAGCGTTGTGCTGCCATCCACCGAAACCGAAAATCACCGGGTAGGACACGGACCTGTCAAAACCGGCCGGCAAAACAATGTGGTAGGTACGATCCTTGCCCCACACGGTCGTAGCCTTGGTCACCGTTTGGCTCGGCACAAACGGGTTGGACGGCAGGCTGGGGACGCTCGGGGCGCCAGCGCCGCCACCGCCGCCCAGCGCGTCCAAAAGTGCAGACGACATTTCACTGAAGAACTTCAAATCGGCTTCGGAAGAGCCGGCACCGGACGACAACTGTGCGTGAGCGGGGGAAGCCATGCTGGAAATCCCCAGCAAGGCAGCGGCCATGGCGGCCCAGATGCCGCGGCGTGAAATTTTCATGAAAAGGAGCGTAAAACATATACAGCCACCCGTCAAGGCGAAAGACGGGTGGCTGGTGTGAAAAATGTTAACTTATGAGGTTTTCTTTGAAAACCCGAAGAAGAGGCTTAATTCTCGCCCATCTTGTTGAATGCGCGGGCCATGTTCGACTTCTTGTTAGCGGCGTTGTTGCGGTGGAACACGCCCTTGGTCACAGCCTTGTCCAGTTTGCGGGACGCAACGCGAAGCTGGTCTGAAGCTGCGGCCTGGTCTCCAGACTCAACGGCCTCGTTGAACTTGCGGATCTCCGTGCGAACTGCGGAGCGAATGGACTTGTTGCGCTGACGACGCTTCTCGTTGGTCAGTACGCGCTTCTTCTGCTGCTTGATGTTTGCCATAGCTACACCTCTTAGATCTGTGTTGAATATGCCTGACTGGACTTTTCCAATCAGGGTGCTAGTGCTACCTAGCGACAGACTTTCACCGACATCTGTTCCGCCATTCAGGTGTGATCCACTGAGTGAATTACCGTGGCGAATCAGAATCGTGAACCCAAGGTCCTGTCCACGAGCGTGAATGTCCGGCTGCTTAGTGTAACGTGGCCGGGCTGAGGGCCAAAATCAGCTCCAGTCGAAGCGCTTGCGCAGGCTATCGGCAATGCGCTCGAAGCGGCGGGGAGGAAACAGTGTTCCGCGGCGGCGCACATTGTCTTCCGGGATAGACAACACCTTGTCCAGACGTACCCAGCACGGGGTTCCGGATGCCTGCCATTCCCCGCTGCCGATCGGCAGCCAGTCTTCATCATCGGTGTGGTTTTCATTCGCTGAAATCAACAGGCCTAGCACTTCGTGCCGGTCGCGGCCCACCACAAGCATCGACCTCTCTTGCGGAGGATCTGTCGGCGGGCTGAACCACACGACTTCACCCGATTCTGCTTGGCCGTCCATATCGGGGGCGTAAAAGATATTGCGTGACATCGTCGCGGTGGGGATGACCTCAATGTGCGCAACCGGCAGATCACTTAATTTCTCGGAGGTGTTCCCCAGGCGCTCGTTGAGCAGGTCTAATCCTTGATCAAGTGCCGATGTGTCTCGACGGCGGCGGTCAAGGCGGTGCTTCGCATGAGGTGGCTCATTGGTGGCACCGTCGTGGGCGCGCCAAGACCGAATCATCTTCGGTGGAAAGAACTTAGGTAGCCGCACGCCCATACTGAAGTAATCTACGGTTCAATCGCGCAGATTTACACCCCGCCAGCCTCAATCTGCCGGATCAATTCACGGGTGGGTACTAACGCGGAAGGGTCGTTGTGGTCCCGGGCGGTGCGGGCGTCCGTTAGAGCGCGGAGCGTGAGCGCACGCCAGCGTTGCGGGGTGAGGCCAAAATCGTTGGCCGCGCAGTAGTTGTACAAGCCGACGCAGTTGGCCAGTACATCGCGCTCTTCTGCGCTGAGAGTGTTCGTGTCAGCAAAAAACACGGGTAGTGCGCGGTGGTTCTGGGCAAATGAACGATTCAAACGCCGGTACTGCGGGTGCCCGGTGATCATGTCCACGCCTTCTTTCACACCTAGAGCGGCGCTTGCGAAAAACGCCACAAAGGATGCGAAAGCGGTGCCAAGAGAGAGAACCAACAGTTGCCAGGACAGTGCAAAGAGCGCGGCGATAAAACTTACGCCGGTGGCTACTAACAAAACGCCGGCGAGGAGCAGCACCCACTTCGCAACCGATTTCTTCCGCGCCGGGGCATTGCGCATGTCTTCGGCTTCCAAGAACGCATCAAGTTCAGCCGGGGAAGTAAAAACGTGCGCCGAGGAGCCGTCGATAAGCGTGCGAGCACTACGTGGCATCGCGAACAGTGTGAAGTCCTGAGGGAAAAGCTCCACCGAGGCATCCCAATCGCCAAGGTCGCCGAACCGCGCGGGCATATTGTGTGTAGGTGTCACGGGCTCCCTTTCGTGGTTTAGCTTCAGGTCAAGCATGCTCATTCGTACATAGAAACGTCGCTGGGGCCGGAAACATTCCGTCAACGGGGCGAAAGTGCGCCTGGGGCGGGCGATGCTGTTAGATTGTTAGCGTTATGACGAATTTTGCGGTTGAAACGTTCACGGACCCAGCGCGGATCCGCAATTTCTGCATCATTGCTCACATCGACCACGGCAAGTCCACGCTGGCAGACCGCATTTTGCAGCTGTCCAACGTGGTGGATGCGCGCGACATGCGTGACCAGTACTTGGACAACATGGACATTGAGCGTGAGCGCGGTATCACCATCAAAGCGCAGAACGTGCGCCTGCCGTGGATCCCTCAAAGTGGCACCCACCAGGGGGAGAACATGGTGCTGCAGATGATTGACACCCCGGGCCACGTCGACTTCTCCTACGAAGTCTCCCGCGCCCTCGAGGCGTGTGAAGGC
This genomic window contains:
- a CDS encoding alpha/beta hydrolase family esterase, which gives rise to MKISRRGIWAAMAAALLGISSMASPAHAQLSSGAGSSEADLKFFSEMSSALLDALGGGGGAGAPSVPSLPSNPFVPSQTVTKATTVWGKDRTYHIVLPAGFDRSVSYPVIFGFGGWQHNATRTRAYEKLETAAGSRAIVVYPEADASKGTPAWAGAPYSGTQISEDVQFIRNIVNDLAANYGGDRFRVYAAGLSNGGGMALALGCHAPNLVKGVAGVAGAYYNPTVSNCVGGSVKTLIMHSKQDDVVQYGGGTRHGAPYKGVPAVYYETGLRNRCNVSAAAPKRVGNTEIFQHSGCVAPTKLMKIDSTGAEYPGHTWFNNPSATYEVVNFFLN
- the rpsT gene encoding 30S ribosomal protein S20 — translated: MANIKQQKKRVLTNEKRRQRNKSIRSAVRTEIRKFNEAVESGDQAAASDQLRVASRKLDKAVTKGVFHRNNAANKKSNMARAFNKMGEN
- a CDS encoding type II toxin-antitoxin system PemK/MazF family toxin; protein product: MIRSWRAHDGATNEPPHAKHRLDRRRRDTSALDQGLDLLNERLGNTSEKLSDLPVAHIEVIPTATMSRNIFYAPDMDGQAESGEVVWFSPPTDPPQERSMLVVGRDRHEVLGLLISANENHTDDEDWLPIGSGEWQASGTPCWVRLDKVLSIPEDNVRRRGTLFPPRRFERIADSLRKRFDWS